Genomic DNA from Haloplanus sp. HW8-1:
ACCGTGCGCGAAGGCGAGCGGGTGCGGTTCCGGGCTGCGGCGAAAAACTGGTACCGGGGTCGCTGTTCGGTTGCGCTGACGAGCACAAGTCGGATCGAGTTCCCGAATCGCGGCCGGTGGTGGGACGCGTAGGTCGCCAGTTCCCCTCTTTTTTGTTGGACGCCGGACCAGCCCGGACCCCACCGCCCCACCCACCGCTCCGTGCTCGCTCCCGGTGGTCGCTGCGCGCGCAGCCACGACCTTCGCTCGCGGAACAAGCGCTTCAGAATCACGCTTCATTCAGTTGGGACGCGGTATGATTATGTGCGCCTACGTGAGTGAGGCGCTATTATTCAGCGCCCTGATGCTCGATGGATGCAGCAGAGGAGCAATACACCTGTGAACGCTGTGGCGCAGAATTTGAAACACCAGCCGCGAAAGGAGGACACAAACGGGGGCACCAACTCAAGATCAGCCGCGAAGAACTCCAAGCGGAGCTTCAGCGGCTCGCTGATATCGGCGACGGCCCACCTACAACGACGCTGATGCGTAACGAAGGAATCTACAGTATATCGACGGTAAGAGAGCGATTTGGCTCGTGGGGGGAGGCAGTACGATCAATCGGACTCGTCCCAGCTAATATCCACGACATTCGCCCGGGCGATCTCAAGGCGGATCTCGCCGCCGTGGCAACGAAACTCGGTCGTCCACCCACGGCAAGCGAACAGCGGGAGTTCGGGGACTACCCCATGTCACAGTTCCAGAACGAGTTCGGAAGCTGGAACGATGCACTACGGGCAGCGGACTTCCAACCACATGCCGAGAAGAACATCCCCGACGATGCGTTGCTGGAGGCGATACACGACTTGGTCGAAGCACTCGGGACCGCACCAACAGCAAGCGAGATGCACAAACATGGCCGGTACTCCCATCGTCCGTATTTTCGCCGATGGGACGGTTGGCAGGCAGCGATCCGGGCGGCCGGATACGATCCGGTTGGTCGCCCGTCCGGCCCGGCCAACTACAAGTGGAAAGAAAATCCGGCCCACGAGTGGCGTGAGTACGGTGACAACTGGCCCCAACAACGACAGAAAGCTCTTGAACGCGATGGCTACATCTGTCAAACACCGGGCTGTGAGTGGACCCAAGAGGCACACCGCGAGGCGTTCACCGGAGGACTCCACGTACATCACATTCGCCCACTGAGTGCGTTCGGAGCAGACGGCAATGAGGTGGACTTTGAGCGAGCCAACCGCTTGGAGAACCTCGTGACGGTCTGTGCCGAACACCACCATCTTTGGGAACGTGCGTCACCGCTTCGGCTTGACACGCGGTGAGCCGCTACACGGTCCCAGCTGCCCCTAATCAAGGAGGGAAAGTTTGTGGTCTATCGTCGGACCAGCCCAAGCCCCACCGCCCCACCCTCCGCTCCCGGCCTCCCTCCGGTCGGCCGGCAGCCACAACCGGAGTCACAGCTTTCAGGAGTGGTATCTTGGGGAGCAACATCGCTGTCACAACGGAGTCTGTTTATTTGCCCCGTAGAGGGGCGGAGGGCACATCAGAACGTGCCTCCGAGCACCAATGTCCGAGGAACGTACTCCACGGCCCGTGAACGGCTTCGTATTCACCTCCGCGAAGCCCGCCGCAGACCGACTCGCCAATCGTGGAAGCACAGTTAGACGCCGGGAACGACCTGCCGCCGACCTCCATGCGCGAGTGTCCCGTCTGTGGGAAGGTCGGATTGCCAGAGCGCGACCGCCGCTGGTGGGAGGAGTAGGGGGCGAGGCCCCTTCTTTTTCTGTTGAGTACCGGACCGACCCAAGCCCCACCACCCCACCCACCGCTCCGTGCTCGCTCCCGACGGTCGCTGCGCGCGCAGCCACGACCGTCCTCTGGAGAAGGGGTTCGAAGGCTGTGTATGCACGTACTCCTTCGGTGACTCTCATGAGGCATGATATCACTCCGGATTCGTGAACGTCGTCAGTTCCGGCACCCACGTCTCAGCCAGTTCCCGGCGAATCTTCGCCCGGTCCCACCCCAACGGTGACAGCAGGCTTTCGACCGCTCTGACGAGCTTCGTCTCGTAGTACGACGGATCGTACGACTCGATCTCTTCGTGGGCCAACGCGACCCGCTCCCGCGAGGTCGTCTCGTCGTCCACGACCACGTACTCGATGTCCTGTCCCGGATGGACAGTGAGGTCCTGGTCGTGCGCACGCTGCAGGGCGGCCACGTTCTGCGTTTGGGTAGTATACCCTTCGAGTGGCTTGGAGACGCGATTCCGTTCGACGAGCTGCTCGACCGGCACCGTTCCGGCATGAAGACGCTTGATTGCGTCCTGAAGACGGTCGAGTACCGCCTCCGGCGACCGGGTCGTATCGAAGCGTTCGAGACACGCCCGTTGGACGGCCTCGATGAATGGTGGGGTCGACCGCTGGCGCGCCTCGATCCCCCGAATCTTGAACTCGTCCGTGTCGGCGACCGTGCCGAAGTATTTGGTCAACGCACCGGCCTGGCTCTCGCGCTGTGGGACGAACGCAACCCAGTCGTAGTGCGCTTCGTGTTCGAGTCGGATGTCCACTATCTCGGTGATCTCCGACGCCAGCGTATCGAGCGCCGTACGCTGATCGGCGTCGACATCGGGATCCGGTGTCACCCAGATCGAGTCGACGATCCCGTGGACGACGCGCCAGCCCCCGGCTTCCAACCGCTGTTTCGCCGTCAGCAGAATCTCACGGGCGAACGCGTTGATCGCCTCGTGACACTCGATCCGGCCGAACTTCGCGTTGTTGAACCCTTGATAGCCGAAGCAGGCGACGAGGATCCACTTGAGCGCCCCCGACCGACCGTCGAGCGCGTCGAGGCGGGCCTCGTCGGGGGCGTCACGTTGCTTCTCCCGGCGGAGTGCAGCCTTGATCTCGTCACGGGTGTCGATGATCGGCTGCAGGACGTCGACGAGATAGCCGCGATCGTCGCAGATGGCGTAGTCGAGGTCGGGCACGTCGGCGCGGTCTCGATGGCACTCGCACCGAATCACGTCGGGGGAGACGTTTCGGGTGCAGATGATGTTCGGATACAGACTGGAGAAATCGAGTTCGTGGACGTCTTCGTGGACTCCCACATCGGGCGCGAAGATGAAGCCGCCGCGGTCGGCGTCGTGGAGCGTCCCCATCGATTTGAACCGTTCGTGGCGCCAGGAGCGCCAGGGCACGAGCACGTCGCGGGCGTGGGCTTCACGGATCTGGATGGCGGTGAGGACGTTGCCGATCGAGGCCCAGGCGAGTTCCTGCAGGGGTTTCCGGGACCGCGAGACGAGATCGAGGACGCCGTCGAGGTTCGTCTCCCCGTAGAAGAACGTGTTCGACTCGTCGATGATCGCGCGGCCGGGGATGTTGTACCGTGCCGGGGAGTGACCGACGCGGCCGTAACTCGCATACGTGGAGCGGCGTGCGAGTTGCTGATAATCAACGTCGGGCCACCGACTCAGTGTGAAGTCGTCGATCGCCGCCGTCGTGGCCATCTCGTGGAGTGTCGGAATGAGCTGACTCGTCGCACAGATCACGACGTCCGGGTCGTGGGTTTCGACTGCAGCTTGGACGGCGGTCAGGATGTCTGTCGCGGAGCCGCTGACCGTCTCGCCGTCGATGGAGAGCGTCGTGTACGTCTCACCGTGCGATTCGGGCTTCGGCACGCCGAGGCGGAGCGTCGACAGGTCGGTCGCTGGTGTCGGGTCGCGATCGGTTTCCAGACAGTAGCGAAATTCGCGTGTAACGTCGACGTTGAAACAGGCGAGATCGCCGACGGGGACGTCCGCGAGCTGACGTGCTTGGCGTGCGAGCGGCGTGACGCGAGTGATCTGCGCGGTGTCGACGGCGAGGACGGGCGCTTCGTCTCGCCGAAACGCGGGGCGTCGCTCGACGATCTGGGTCCTGACGACGTCCGGATGTCGGTCGTAGACCCTCCGGAGGGTCGTGAGATCGACGTCCAGCTCCGGTGAACGGGGCGCGACGTAGAAGCGCGGCGTGTACTCGTCGTGCTCGGTCACGACGGCGCCGTCGGTGGTCGCCTCCCATTCGAGGACACGGCCGTCGTCGAGGAAGTCGATGGTGAACGGCATCGTTCACGTGTTCGTCGCGGAGGTGTCGGGCTCCTGGTCGTCGCCGTCGTCCAGCCGAGCCTCAAGGGCTGCGAGTCGCGCCTCGTGTTCGTCCAATCGCGCCTCCTGTTCGAGATCGATACTGACAAGCGCCGGCAGGAGTGGCTGGTGGTGGTTCAACAGCCCGCTCGCGTCGGCGTGGTTGCGGGCGTACTCGAACAGCTGGTCGAAGCGCGGCTGCTCGCGGCGCCGAAGCGCGCGCCGGAAGTCCGCCCAGCGCGCTTCGATGGCTCGCAGTGCGTCCCGATACGTCGGATTCGTTCGCCCCATCGCTATCGCCCTCCCGGTCCCGGAGTGGTCCAGGCGTCGCACAGTGGATCCGCCCCCAGCGTCGTCCGCTCCCCAGCGGCGGTCACACCCGTGCCGACGTCGGCTGTGTCGTCCGTCGATCGTGCGGTTGGGGTGGACGCCACGCCGACCTGCGTCGCGCGGGCAGCGAGCAGTTGCTGCCAGTAGGCGACCGTCGTCTGGTAGGAGCTGCCGTCGTCGACCGGATAGATGAGCGTCTCGAACTCGTCGCCGACGATCCGTGGCCCCAGTCGGGTCTGGGTACACTCCAGGTGGTGATCGGCGGCGTTCACAAGGGATCTGGTGATCGCGTCGCGTGTCCGTCGGGTGACGAGCACCGGGACGTCGTAGCTATCGGCGTAGGTCGACAACCGGGCAAGTGTCCGGGCATGGAGCGTCTCGGGGTGTGCGTCATCGAGCGTCTCGCTCTCACGGTACGGGGCGCCGACGGCCGGGGCGACGAGGAGCGAGGGGGGCTGTGGGGACGACGCCGGGTCGGCCGGTGACTGGCGCCCGTGCTTCCGGGTGGTGTGGGTCGCTTCGCGGATGGCGTGATTCACCGCTGTTGGGAGATCACAGACCATGCTGTAGTGTTGATAGGCGGTGACGCCACGGGCGACGTGTATCCGATCCAGTACGCGCTGGCTGGGTGCGAGCCGGGCGAGCGTCGTCGTCGTCGCGTGTCCGTCGGCGTCGATCCAGACGGCCGGCCCATCGTGCAAGAGCAGGTGATCGAGAACGAGCGACTGTAGCAGGGGCACACCACGTCCGCCCTCGATATCGAGGAGCGTGATGCCGTCGTCAAGTGTGGGGAGGCGCCGCTCGTCGGTCGCTGGGGCGGCGTGGTCGGCAAGCGACTGGGTGTGAGCGCCGGTCCGCGGTGGTTGGTCCTCCGCTACTCGCGTCGCCATCGGGGTGACGTTCCGTGGCATATCCGGTTCGAGGCGTCCGTATCCGATAAGCCGCGGCGTGTCGGTTCCGTGGTTCAGGAATGGACGGACGTGCGGCGCACGGACGCTCAGCTGGCGGTCGTGCTGCACAGCGCCGTCGTTTCCGAAACCGGTTCCGGAATCGACTCGCTGGTGGAATGGATCGATCTCTTTGACGATCTGCTCGGCAGAAATTGCTTGCGTAGTGACCACCGAACCCACGTTCAAACGGTCCGACCAACGTATCCACGATCTCATGGCAGTCAGACGAGACAAGCCAGTGTTGCCCATCCTGCAGCTGTGACTTGCGTTATACATGATCTGAGTTACAAGTGATGGATATGCCAACACACAAGACGACCCGTCGTGACGAATGGACAACCTCTCTTTCGAAGGATGCTGACACACGTCTAGTCAGTAATGAGTGCCTGACGCTCCGCAATTACGACGACGATCGTGCACACGAGATACAGATTAGATTCATCCACCACAATGGTGACGTCGTCCTTGCCCGGACCGTTTCCGTTCCGCCCCGGGAAACGGTCAGCATCCACCCCCGTGTTGAACGTGCGATGTACCGAGTCACGGCCCGATTGGAAAACGGTGAGACAGCCACAGCTGACTGCCTACTCGGCAGTGACCCGAGTGAATGTGCGATGGTTGAAACGGGAAACGGGCTGCTTAGTGTTGTCGACGGCCCCTTCTAATTCGATTCCTCGTCAAGTCACCTTCTCCGCCCTAAAGGGCGGAGCTTGTCGGTGAACTCCCGTTCTGGCCGACCCTACTGGGTGGCAGGCGAGTAGCCGCCATTCACGTTCAGCGTCCCCGACTTCAGGGCGAGGTGACGTGTCGCCCCTCCATGCGGAGACTTTTGCTCCGCACGGAGTAGCCGAAATCCGATATTCTTCGCCGCGTTGTAGTCCGCGTTAACCTCGTACCCGCACTTCTGGCAACAGAACCTCGCTTGTGACGGACGATTCTCGTCCAGCGTCGTCCCGCACTTCGAGCAACGTTTTGACGTGTACGCTGGGTCTACCTGCGTGGCTTTGATGCCCTCCGCTTCGGCCTTGTACGCCGTGTAGTCGTACAGACGGTGGAATGCCCACGTATGGAACTTCTTGGCGCCCGGCATCCGGTCGCGGATGTCGGTCAACTCCTCGAAGGCTATCCGGTCGCAGTCGTGCGCGACGGCTTCTTGGACGATGGCTTTCGAGATCCGGTGCAGGTAATCTTCGACCCACCGTGTTTCTCGGTCGCCCATCCGTTCGATGGTTCGATGGGCTGATTCCGTACCTGTCCGTTGCAGGTCGCCACGCACCCGCTCGTACTCCCGACGGCGGTGATTGAGGTAGTCGCCGCTTCAGAACATTCCGGTTGACGTGACGGCAATCTGTTCGATACCGAGGTCCACGCCGAGGACTGTGCTGTTCTCGGCGTCGCCTTCGTCCGGTATCTCGGACTCCACATCGGCCGTTGTTCCGATGTGGAGAAAAAAGGTGTCCGTCGCGTCGCGGTACTGGAGCGTCGCACCCGTGACCTCGTAGTCGTCGTCGTGGAGGAACTTCGTGTGCGGGTTGTCTCCCTCTGGTGGAAGGACGTATTCGGCTTCGATACGTCCGTTCACCGTGGAGAGGGATACGCGGTCGTCGTAGAACGTCGCGCTCCGTTTGTCGTATCTGACGGATGGGGTCGTGAAGTGTGGTTGTGACGCCTTCTTGCCGTTCTGCCAGCGGGCGACGACGCCCTTGATGGCTTCGGCGGCTTTGTTGCGTGCGGATTGAACGAGGTTGGCTTGAAGCCGTGTCTGTTCGCGAACGTCGGAGTACGTCCGGTCGTGGAGTTTGGTTTTCGAGGTGGGCTTGTAGTCGTCCTGCCACGCGTCTTGGACGACGTAGTTGCACGCCCACAGGTACTGCTTGACGGTTCCGTGGAGGAGAGTCGCGTCGCTGTCGTCCATATCGAGTTTGACGACGACCGTGCGACGTACCTCCGCCATACTTCATGTGTAGAACCTTACATTCATGCAGGTTGCGTTTGGTGTGGGGAGTCGGTCGGCCACCGAACGGCGGTTGTTTCTCACCGTGTCGCGTTCCTCCCCGCGGTAAACGGCGGGGTTTCCCGCTTGTAGAAAGATGACACGGCTGCTGGTGTTGCGTTACAGCGGTTCAAGGAGAAAGCCCACGGCTTCAGCCGTGGGATGAATCCGACAACAGCCGAAACAACTACCACGGTTGGTATCGTCGGTTGTGCTACCGAGTCTCGGGTAAGGATATGCACGCCAGCGCGGCGGTAGATGAAGCCCGCTATCCGAGTCGGGGGCCGGACTGGCACGGCCCACAACCCCACCGAACGACGCGAGTGGGGAACCTCTCCGTCGTGGGCACGGTCTGTGACCGTGGAACCCCACGACTTCAGTCGTGGGAGGATGTCAGTGAATGACTCATTTCGAAAATGCGTCTCAGCCGCATGCCGAGTACATCTTCGGCAATCCACTCAGCATTCCTGACTGCTTCGGAGGACTCCTGCGTCTTGGTCAAGACGACATCTGGTGCTGCAAGTGGTCGATACACTCGCCGAAGCTACAGAGCGGTTCCTAGCGAGCGTGCAAAGTTGGCACCCTTTCATTCATATCCGTCGGTTTGCAAATAGGAGCTATGTCGACCTCCCGGGCCGTCATCCTCGTTGTGATCGTCGTCCTTGCAGGCTGTAGCGGTATTGGGGGCGATACCGGTCGTCTGTCCACGGAGACGGCCACGGCGACGGGCACACAGTCTGCAACAGCGACGACCGCACCGGATGCGTCGGCGACGCCGTCGGGAACGCTTGAGATTCACGTCATCAACGTCGGCCAATCGGTGAGCACGCTCCTCGTCGCGCCCTCGGGAGAGACGATGCTCATCGACACCGGTGATTTCACCGACGATGGGGAGTACGTGCTTCAGTATCTCCAGCGCCACGATATCGCGCGGATCGATCATCTGGTCGTGAGCCATAACGACGCCGACCACATCGGCGGGAACGCCGCCATCATCGACTACTACGAAACCCACGCCGATGGTATCGGCGTGATCCATGACCCCGGGATCGCTGCCAGCACGCAAACCTACAACGAGTACCTCGATGCCGTCGAAGCACACGACGTTCGACTCGTCGAGACCCGCGAGGGGGACTCGCTGTCGTTCGGCGGTGCTGCAGTCGGGGTGCAAGTCCTCGGTCCACCGGACCCGTATCTCGAAGATGGGGCCCGTAACGAGAACAGCATCGTCCTCAAA
This window encodes:
- a CDS encoding homing endonuclease associated repeat-containing protein: MDAAEEQYTCERCGAEFETPAAKGGHKRGHQLKISREELQAELQRLADIGDGPPTTTLMRNEGIYSISTVRERFGSWGEAVRSIGLVPANIHDIRPGDLKADLAAVATKLGRPPTASEQREFGDYPMSQFQNEFGSWNDALRAADFQPHAEKNIPDDALLEAIHDLVEALGTAPTASEMHKHGRYSHRPYFRRWDGWQAAIRAAGYDPVGRPSGPANYKWKENPAHEWREYGDNWPQQRQKALERDGYICQTPGCEWTQEAHREAFTGGLHVHHIRPLSAFGADGNEVDFERANRLENLVTVCAEHHHLWERASPLRLDTR
- a CDS encoding type B DNA-directed DNA polymerase, with amino-acid sequence MPFTIDFLDDGRVLEWEATTDGAVVTEHDEYTPRFYVAPRSPELDVDLTTLRRVYDRHPDVVRTQIVERRPAFRRDEAPVLAVDTAQITRVTPLARQARQLADVPVGDLACFNVDVTREFRYCLETDRDPTPATDLSTLRLGVPKPESHGETYTTLSIDGETVSGSATDILTAVQAAVETHDPDVVICATSQLIPTLHEMATTAAIDDFTLSRWPDVDYQQLARRSTYASYGRVGHSPARYNIPGRAIIDESNTFFYGETNLDGVLDLVSRSRKPLQELAWASIGNVLTAIQIREAHARDVLVPWRSWRHERFKSMGTLHDADRGGFIFAPDVGVHEDVHELDFSSLYPNIICTRNVSPDVIRCECHRDRADVPDLDYAICDDRGYLVDVLQPIIDTRDEIKAALRREKQRDAPDEARLDALDGRSGALKWILVACFGYQGFNNAKFGRIECHEAINAFAREILLTAKQRLEAGGWRVVHGIVDSIWVTPDPDVDADQRTALDTLASEITEIVDIRLEHEAHYDWVAFVPQRESQAGALTKYFGTVADTDEFKIRGIEARQRSTPPFIEAVQRACLERFDTTRSPEAVLDRLQDAIKRLHAGTVPVEQLVERNRVSKPLEGYTTQTQNVAALQRAHDQDLTVHPGQDIEYVVVDDETTSRERVALAHEEIESYDPSYYETKLVRAVESLLSPLGWDRAKIRRELAETWVPELTTFTNPE